The following is a genomic window from Miscanthus floridulus cultivar M001 chromosome 14, ASM1932011v1, whole genome shotgun sequence.
tttagtcccggtttagctgttaggcagggacctttagtctcggttggagacaccaaccgagactaaaggccttctagtcccgggggcaaaaaaatgccgaggctaatgccaaattgggacatcgttctaaagtctgttctctagtagtgaataAGAACGGGCGCGTGCGGGGTGGGGCCGTGAGGGAGGAAAGTAGGGAGTAAAGCGGTCAGCCGCATCAGGGCGATGAGCAGCCGCGTTATCATCAGGGAGACGAGAAACCACGTGAGGAAGACGAGCAGCGGCGCGAGAGAGAAAGACGAAGACTGTTGAACCGTTAGCACGGTGTATAGATCCGGTACAGTTAAAAAAGCGTCACATACGAAGAGGAAACAGACCGGTGCATTTCCGGATATTAAACACGACCAGTACGTTGTGTCGTCTTGTCGATCACTCGGTCGTTGCCAACACACTGGGCCGTCCTCGAGACGCGCTGCAGCTTGAGCCAGCAACCATGGCGTACCGGCCAGACTCCGAGGCGCCGCTGCTCGCAAAGGCGGACCACTCTGCCCCGTCCATGCCGGCGGCGGTGAAGTGGAACAAGTACCCGTTCTTCTGCGCCGTGCTCGCCTCCATGACCTCCGTCCTCACAGGCTACAGTACCTACCCTCGCTCACTCCATTAGCATCTCTGCTGCATACACATATGCATGTAGTACGTGTGTACGTATGCTGAATTCCTCACCCACGCCACCATGTCTGTGATCGGCGGCAGACGTGGCGGTGATGAGCGGCGCGCAGATCTTCATGGCGGAGGACATCGGGGTGACCGACACGCAGATCGAGGTGCTCGCGGGGGTCATCAACATCTACTCGCTCATCGGCGCGCTGCTGGCGGGGTGGACCTCTGACCGGTACGGCCGGCGCCTCACCATCGTGCTCACCAATGTGTTCTTCCTCGTCGGCGCGCTCACCATGACGCTTGCCGGAGGGTTCGCCGCGCTCATGGTTGGCCGGTTCGTCGCCGGCATCGGTGTCGGGTACGCCTTCGTCATCGGCCCCGTCTACGCCGCCGAGATCGCGCCCGCATCATCCCGCGGTCTCCTCACCTGTCTCCCCGAGGTATTAACTGAACCCGATTATTCACACAAATTGAGTATTGAGCTAATGAATTCATTTGAGTTTTTTGTGCTTTAtatgttgctttctttcttgttgaccTTTCAAAAGATTTTTTGTGCTTCGGGGGCGATGCTGAGCTACGTGTCAAACCTTGTCTTCTCGGGCCTGCCAGTGCACCTGTCATGGCGGGTGATGTTCGGGGCGGGGGTGGTGCCCACGGTGTTCCTGGCAGCCGGTGTGCTCACCATGCCGGAGTCACCGCGGTGGCTAGCCATGAAGGGCCGGGTCGCCGAGGCGAAGGCTGTGCTCCACAAGACGTCGGACACGGCGGACGAGGCCGACCAGCGGCTGCTCGAGATCGAGGAAGTGGTCTCCAGCGGCAACAGAGGAagcgtcgacggcggcggcggcagcagcgccAGCGCGTGGAGGGAAGTGGCGACGAAGCCCGGCGTCCGCCGCGTGCTGGCCATGGTGCTGACGCTGCAGTTCTTCCAGCAGGCGTCGGGCATCGACATGATGGTCCTGTACGGCCCGCGGATCCTCGCCACGGCCGGCGTCACGTCGAGCACCCTGATCCtgagcctcaacatcctcttcgGCGTCGCCAAGGCGGCGCCCGTTCTCATCACCATGGTGCTAGCCGACCGCGTCGGCCGCCGCCCGCTCCTCCTCTTTAGCACGGGCGGCATGACGGCGTCGCTGCTGCTCCTGGGCGCCCTGTTCGCCGTGGGCACCAAGGACGACGCCGCTGTCGCCGCGGTGAGCGTGGCGGCCGCGGTGGCATACGTGGTGGCCTTTGCCCTCGGGTTCGGGCCCCTGGCGTGGGTGTACAGCTCAGAGATCCTGCCCCTCAGGCTGCGAGGGCAGGGCGCCGGGCTCGGCACCGCCATGAACCGGATCATGTGCGGCGTGGTCATCATGACCTTCATCTCGCTCTATCAGGCCATCACCATGGCGGGCGTCTTCTTCCTCTacgccgccatcgccaccgcCGCGTTTGTCTTTGTCTACCTGTGCCTGCCGGAGACGAGGGGCCGCAGCCTCGAGTACATGGAGGAGCTCTTCCACACCAAGTGATTATTGTGGTGTGATCCAACCGCCAATTCAATTTAATTCAATATCATTGGAACCGCCACGGTTGGAACTCGtattaaatttgtattattgaGTACCAAAATCACCTCTTGAAGTAGAAGTGAATTCTCCTTTTCTTTAAGGCTTACTTTGGCAGCACGGGTGAATTAACCCCAGGAAAAGAGCCACGCCTGTTGATTTTTCCAGACATTTGATTCCCGCCACAATCCCTGGGGAGATGTCCATGCGGGGGGAGTTTTCCGTGAGACTGTTTGGCATCCCATTGTGAGGACTGAGGACTCACGAGAGCAAGAGTTCAGCTGATGCTGATTGGTTTCTTTGGTGCTGCTTGTCACCATTGAAGAATTGAAAACAATATCTcaaaaaatcataaaaaatcAAGAAAAACAGAAAAAGTTAAATAATATAAGAAATTCACCACAGATCAAGGTTAGAACCACAGAATCATGAAAATCTCCAGAATAAGTCTCTATACAAATACATATATATTTCAAATCTGAAATCATGTCTAACTGTCATCTGAAATCTAGTGAAAGCCAAGTTGAATAAGTctctatacaaatacataaatattTCAAATCtgacatcatgtctaactatcaTCTAAAATCTAGTGAAAGCCAAGTCACTGCTCTGCTCTACTGCAGGCACTGAACCTCGGTACGTCTTAGAAAATTGAAAACAATGTCTTAGAAAATTAAGAAACAACAGAATTTTTCATCACCAAATCATAGATCATCTCCATCCAGATATCCAAGACATATATGAAAAAAAATTATGGTTCAACTCCTTTCATAAGTAGTgttcgagagaaaaaaagaaCTCATTTGCATAAGCTTCTCACATAGGCACTGCAGCTAGTAAAAACATTTTTCTTCTCAAATCATGCATTTGCTTCCACACCAAAAACCTTGCAggtaaacaaagaaaaacatTAGTAGCTTAGAGACATACCTAATATAAACTAATCTAGTGCTGCTAGAATACATCAACTTCAATCAAGGGTAAACATGTGGCATGCCATAGCAAATATTGTCATTACTACGCACAATAGTATTCATAGGTAAAATAGCTTGCAGCTAAAAGACTAATTCATAGGTAAGGGCTCACAGTACTAAAGTATCCACCTATCTACGTCATCACAGTACTAGAGTATCCACCTTTCGTCTTCGTCTCTTCCAGTTTACTAGGCGTCTTCTTCAATGGGAGAATGTTTTGGGGAAGAGATATACAGCAAACATGCTAAAATAATGGCGTGCCAGGTGCCAGCCATGCATGAATGGTTCTGCTAGCCTAAAATAAAGATCAGACAAACTGTGCACATGTTATGACCGCCATCCCCTACCGCCGTCGTAGCCCAGCTAAGGGCTAGGAGGGAAGCCGGCCATCAAAGGGTTATGGCCCATATAATTGTCGCAATTATAGTGTTGCTAGAGGGTTATTTTATAATTATCGCTATTAGAGAGACCTATAAATATTTGTAAGACTCTATTTGGGAGATTAAGCAGAAACATactattgtttccggcttcctcagggagccgggagaaaccctagccgcctcctctttctctctctcggcAGTTGCAGCCACGGCGCCCTCGCGCCGTCCTCGCCCACGTCCAGCCATCTCGCATCCGTACAACTTGCGTAGCCGCTCCGGTAGGGATCCTAGCCCTATCAACCTGGTATCAGCATTGCCTGGTTCGATGACGACTGCTCCTCCGAGTTCCTCCATCCCGGTGaccacttcgccgccgaccgctGCGTCGTCGGAGTTGTCGGAGGCGTCCCCCGCCTCTGCCCAGCCCCTGACGTTGGAGTCGCTGGGGGCCAAGGTTGATCTGATCGCCAACGCGGTGGTCTCCATGCAGACggcgtgggccggcctgctccaggcgcctccaccgccgccgtttcCCGCACCACCACTGCCTCAGCCACCGGTGCCCATGGCACCGATCCCGACTGCGCCAGCGACTTCCTACCCCTACGGCATGCCGTCGACGGGGGCCGGAGTTCCGCTCCATCTGTTGCAATGGCCGGCCTCGCCGTCACCGCTGCCTGATTGGCTGCAGCCACCCGTGACGGCGTCTGCTCCGCTCTACTCGATGGCCACGTCGACAACCCCATCAACCTCCACGACGATCGCGACAACAGCGGTTCCCACCCTGCCTTCTGCCGGCGGTCCTCTCTCTAGGGGGGTGGACAGCTCGCTGTTCTTCGGGGCGCCCTCTTCCTCGGGCGGCCAGCAGCAGAGGGGTTTTGACCCGGGCCTTGGTGCTGCCCTCGCGAGCGCTCAGGCGGGGTCCAAATTCTACAAATTGGAGTTTCCTACGTACGACGGCTCGGCAGACCCCCTGAATTGGATGAACCAGTGCGAGCAGTTCTTCCGCGGTCAGCAGACGCTCGCATCCGCGCGCACATGGCTCGCGTCCTACCATCTTCGAGGTGCTGCCCAGACATGGTACTACGCCCTGGAGCAGGACGAGGGCATGCCCCCTTGGGAGCGTTTCCGCGAGTTATGTTCGCTCCGCTTCAGGCCTCCTGTTCTGGGCACACGGTTGGCGGAGCTTGCCCGCCTTCCTTTTGGTTCTTCCGTGCAGGATTACTCGGAGCGCTACAATGCCATCCTGTGCCACGCACGCAACCTCTCCGCTCGCCAAAAGGCGGAGTTGTATGTTGGCGGGCTGCCGGACCAGCTCCGCAAGCAGGTTCAGCTCCGCGCACCGCCCGACCTCCAAACCGCCATGTACTTGGCACGGGCGTTCGAGGATTGCGTATCTCCACCTGCCCCGCAGCCTCAGGGCGCCCGGCCGCCCCTACTATAGAATGgacctgttgtcccgggcggtaacagcctttagtcccagttaccgcgccgggacaacgatcccgggactaaaggtggaaccttcagtcccgggtcatcgagccgggattaaagagggacctttagtcccggttggtaacaccaaccgggactaaaggccctccagccgagcgaacctggcgcaccctttagtcccggttggggttaccaaccgggactaatggttcaccctttagtcccggttggtaaccccaaccgggactaaaggttccttttctttttctttttttttgtttaatttgttttcagttcagttacacgtatttgtttaatatataatatgtttttatgtacgtattctacgttgctaatataaatacacgcatgcatataattacatctaattctcatcttgagcattattatattcgaataaagtatgaaactatatatattatagatatatatatatatatatatatgtatatatacaacactttcataatcttgttctcgaaaataacgatatcaataaacatttaatttacatcatttattccttaagatcaaagtagaactcgccgttgggatttagcactttttctagaagatatcctgctattgactcttgaactgctttccgatggtctttttgcatgacccttcg
Proteins encoded in this region:
- the LOC136505468 gene encoding polyol transporter 5-like; translation: MAYRPDSEAPLLAKADHSAPSMPAAVKWNKYPFFCAVLASMTSVLTGYNVAVMSGAQIFMAEDIGVTDTQIEVLAGVINIYSLIGALLAGWTSDRYGRRLTIVLTNVFFLVGALTMTLAGGFAALMVGRFVAGIGVGYAFVIGPVYAAEIAPASSRGLLTCLPEIFCASGAMLSYVSNLVFSGLPVHLSWRVMFGAGVVPTVFLAAGVLTMPESPRWLAMKGRVAEAKAVLHKTSDTADEADQRLLEIEEVVSSGNRGSVDGGGGSSASAWREVATKPGVRRVLAMVLTLQFFQQASGIDMMVLYGPRILATAGVTSSTLILSLNILFGVAKAAPVLITMVLADRVGRRPLLLFSTGGMTASLLLLGALFAVGTKDDAAVAAVSVAAAVAYVVAFALGFGPLAWVYSSEILPLRLRGQGAGLGTAMNRIMCGVVIMTFISLYQAITMAGVFFLYAAIATAAFVFVYLCLPETRGRSLEYMEELFHTK